A single Sphingopyxis chilensis DNA region contains:
- the mreC gene encoding rod shape-determining protein MreC: MVRPAHRRPGQSRKAQYSLFVAYVIAVTGAVAGLLLAILSVVDPVGFAQLRVASQETTAPIARGSRSIIGSISGIDDTVGAYVSAGTQNRRLRKELADTRRQLVATSSLQEENRQLKALLKLQETDKTALANGYLLTSTSTSSKRIALLSIGRNLGVAAGQPVRGADGLIGRVLSSGPSVSQVLLLTDVDNIVPVRRARDGLPALASGRGNGDLDVRTLNIANNPFKPGDILVTSGTGGLYPPNIPVAIVVRRQDDGALARPLADPGKVDAVAVLRPYTPDNIEAQGRPAPAPLPAPAP, translated from the coding sequence ATGGTCCGCCCGGCACATCGACGTCCGGGGCAATCCCGAAAGGCTCAGTACAGCCTGTTCGTTGCCTATGTCATCGCGGTGACGGGGGCGGTGGCGGGACTGTTGCTGGCGATCCTGTCGGTCGTTGACCCCGTCGGCTTCGCCCAATTGCGCGTGGCGAGCCAGGAAACCACCGCACCCATCGCGCGGGGATCGCGATCGATCATCGGGTCGATCTCGGGCATCGACGACACGGTCGGCGCCTATGTCAGCGCGGGGACGCAGAACCGGCGGCTGCGCAAGGAACTCGCCGACACGCGGCGCCAGCTCGTTGCGACCAGTTCGTTGCAGGAAGAGAATCGCCAGCTGAAGGCGCTGCTCAAGCTGCAGGAAACCGACAAGACCGCGCTCGCCAACGGCTATCTGCTCACCTCGACCTCGACGAGCAGCAAGCGCATCGCGCTGCTCAGCATCGGACGCAACCTCGGTGTCGCCGCGGGCCAGCCGGTGCGCGGCGCCGACGGGCTGATCGGCCGCGTGCTGTCCAGCGGACCGTCGGTGTCGCAGGTGCTGCTACTTACCGACGTCGACAATATCGTTCCAGTTCGCCGCGCGCGCGACGGCCTGCCCGCGCTCGCCAGCGGACGCGGCAACGGCGACCTCGACGTGCGCACGCTCAACATCGCGAACAACCCATTCAAGCCGGGCGACATCCTCGTGACGTCGGGCACGGGCGGGCTCTATCCGCCGAATATCCCGGTCGCGATCGTCGTGCGGCGCCAGGACGACGGCGCGCTCGCGCGCCCGCTCGCCGATCCGGGCAAGGTCGATGCGGTGGCAGTGCTGCGTCCCTATACCCCCGACAATATCGAGGCCCAGGGCCGGCCGGCGCCCGCCCCCCTCCCTGCCCCGGCACCATGA
- a CDS encoding winged helix-turn-helix transcriptional regulator: MGKVEYTATSAAAGVEQAFRMLEGRWKLVILFHLFGGKLLRFSDLERAIPGISQKMLIQQLRQMESDGIVRRIVHHQVPPKVEYGLTEWGQTLCPALDAILGWAEQRPEQDAGG; this comes from the coding sequence TTGGGTAAGGTCGAATACACCGCCACGAGCGCCGCGGCCGGTGTCGAGCAGGCCTTCCGCATGCTCGAAGGACGCTGGAAGCTCGTTATCCTCTTCCATCTTTTTGGCGGCAAGCTGCTGCGTTTTTCCGATCTCGAACGCGCGATTCCGGGCATTTCGCAGAAAATGCTGATCCAGCAGTTGCGGCAGATGGAAAGCGACGGCATCGTCCGCCGGATCGTCCACCATCAGGTGCCGCCCAAGGTCGAATATGGCCTAACCGAATGGGGGCAGACATTGTGTCCGGCGCTCGACGCCATATTGGGCTGGGCCGAGCAACGGCCGGAGCAAGATGCGGGAGGCTGA
- a CDS encoding rod shape-determining protein MreD, giving the protein MNQKGPRLGEPASLWRMRIVPIASVMFASALPLMLPLIANSPVLPPLGLLFFLCWQLLRSEMWPVWIGLPLGLWDDLFSGAPIGTAVGLWTLASIAIAWSSQRIYWRGFFHDWAIAALLVAAIQSAAALITHPHADAGRVLGLVVPQIIVSALLVPLFMRLTGKFDNFRLKRR; this is encoded by the coding sequence ATGAACCAGAAGGGGCCGCGTCTCGGCGAACCGGCATCGCTGTGGCGGATGCGCATCGTACCGATCGCGAGCGTGATGTTCGCCTCGGCCTTGCCGCTGATGCTGCCGCTGATCGCCAACTCGCCCGTTCTGCCGCCGCTCGGGCTGCTGTTTTTCCTGTGTTGGCAATTGCTGCGTTCCGAGATGTGGCCGGTGTGGATCGGCCTGCCGCTCGGCCTGTGGGACGATCTGTTCAGCGGCGCGCCGATCGGAACCGCGGTGGGCTTGTGGACGCTGGCCAGCATCGCGATTGCCTGGTCGTCGCAGCGCATCTATTGGCGCGGTTTTTTCCACGATTGGGCGATCGCGGCGCTGCTGGTCGCGGCCATCCAGTCGGCGGCGGCGCTGATCACCCATCCGCACGCGGACGCCGGCCGGGTGCTCGGCCTCGTCGTGCCCCAGATCATCGTTTCGGCATTGCTCGTGCCGCTGTTCATGCGCTTGACGGGCAAGTTTGACAATTTCCGCCTGAAACGCCGATAG
- a CDS encoding DUF2274 domain-containing protein produces MAALKLAKLPDRTPVKLTIQLSPALAEALSAYAAVYEAAYGSSETVADLVPAMLAAFLEGDRGFRKVRARK; encoded by the coding sequence ATGGCCGCTCTCAAACTTGCAAAGCTCCCCGACCGCACGCCGGTGAAGCTCACCATCCAGCTCTCTCCCGCTCTGGCCGAGGCGCTGAGCGCCTATGCCGCCGTTTACGAGGCGGCCTATGGCAGTTCGGAAACCGTCGCCGACCTCGTCCCCGCGATGCTCGCGGCCTTCCTTGAGGGCGACCGCGGGTTCCGCAAGGTGCGGGCGCGCAAATGA
- the mutL gene encoding DNA mismatch repair endonuclease MutL — translation MSIRRLPEKLVNRIAAGEVVERPAAALKELVENAIDAGSTRISVRIAEGGISRLEVEDDGCGMTGADMALALERHATSKLPTDAIEDVTTMGFRGEALPSIASVARLTLESRLAGGDGWKRVVDNGVLVAEGPAALGKGTRVMVEDLFARVPARRKFLRSGRSEYAACLDVVRRLAMARPDIGFTVEHDGRRVLDVQGGQDQLTRVAALTQRDLAANSIGVDIDRGDVHLGGVISLPTYNRGIADHQYLFVNGRPVKDRLLVGALRGAYADLLARDRHPVVALFFDVPTSEVDVNVHPAKTEVRFRDPQLVRGMIVGGLRRALDEHGFRSVQRPAEAALAAWQQEPVAPQSPGLFVAPAPHLQNRAMFGGDDGTTTALLHERIVDFAPPRDALPMGRAEVAVAPVPEAEAHPLGIARGQIAKTYIVAEAEDGLVIVDQHAAHERLVLEQLRRGMGGQAVPSQGLLLPEVVELDEPACDRLEAAAPQLAALGVELERFGPAAVMVRATPAMLGAIDCQKLVTDIADDLAGYDAALGLNERLELVAATMACHGSVRAGRTLSVAEMNALLRTMEVTPHSGQCNHGRPTWVKLAMDDVEKLFGRK, via the coding sequence ATGTCAATACGTCGCCTGCCGGAAAAGCTAGTAAATCGGATCGCAGCCGGTGAAGTGGTTGAAAGACCCGCCGCCGCGCTCAAGGAACTGGTTGAAAACGCTATCGATGCAGGTTCGACCCGCATTTCGGTGCGAATCGCCGAGGGCGGAATTTCGCGGCTCGAGGTCGAGGATGACGGGTGCGGGATGACCGGCGCCGACATGGCGCTCGCGCTTGAACGCCATGCCACATCGAAGCTGCCGACCGACGCGATCGAGGATGTCACGACGATGGGCTTTCGCGGCGAAGCCTTGCCTTCGATAGCGAGCGTCGCGCGGCTGACGCTCGAAAGCCGCCTGGCGGGCGGCGACGGCTGGAAGCGTGTCGTGGACAATGGCGTTCTCGTCGCCGAGGGACCAGCCGCGCTCGGCAAGGGCACGCGTGTGATGGTCGAGGACCTGTTCGCGCGGGTTCCGGCGCGGCGCAAGTTCCTGCGCAGCGGTCGCAGCGAATATGCCGCCTGCCTCGACGTGGTGCGGCGGCTCGCGATGGCGCGGCCCGATATCGGCTTCACCGTCGAGCATGACGGGCGCCGCGTGCTCGACGTGCAAGGCGGGCAGGACCAGCTGACGCGCGTCGCGGCGTTGACCCAGCGCGATCTCGCCGCGAACAGCATCGGGGTCGATATCGACCGCGGCGACGTGCATCTGGGCGGGGTGATCAGCCTGCCGACCTACAATCGCGGCATCGCCGATCATCAATATCTGTTCGTCAACGGGCGCCCGGTAAAGGACCGGCTGCTCGTCGGCGCGCTGCGCGGCGCCTATGCCGATTTACTCGCGCGCGATCGTCACCCGGTCGTCGCGCTGTTCTTCGACGTGCCGACCAGCGAGGTCGACGTGAACGTCCATCCGGCGAAGACCGAGGTGCGCTTTCGCGACCCGCAGCTTGTCCGCGGGATGATCGTCGGGGGCTTGCGCCGCGCGCTCGACGAACATGGTTTTCGCAGCGTCCAGCGGCCCGCCGAGGCGGCGCTTGCGGCGTGGCAGCAGGAACCCGTGGCGCCGCAGTCGCCGGGCTTGTTCGTCGCGCCCGCGCCGCATCTCCAAAACCGGGCGATGTTCGGCGGGGACGATGGAACAACGACCGCTTTGCTCCACGAACGCATCGTCGATTTCGCGCCGCCGCGCGATGCTTTGCCGATGGGCCGCGCCGAAGTCGCCGTCGCACCTGTGCCAGAGGCCGAGGCGCACCCACTCGGCATCGCGCGCGGCCAGATTGCGAAAACCTATATCGTCGCCGAGGCCGAGGACGGGCTCGTCATCGTCGACCAGCATGCCGCGCACGAACGGCTGGTGCTCGAGCAACTTCGTCGCGGCATGGGCGGGCAGGCGGTGCCGTCGCAAGGCCTGCTGCTGCCCGAGGTCGTCGAACTCGACGAACCTGCTTGCGACCGGCTCGAGGCCGCGGCGCCGCAGCTCGCCGCGCTCGGCGTCGAGCTCGAACGCTTCGGTCCCGCCGCGGTGATGGTGCGCGCGACCCCGGCGATGCTGGGGGCGATCGACTGCCAGAAACTCGTCACCGACATCGCCGACGATCTGGCGGGTTACGACGCAGCGCTGGGCCTCAACGAGCGGCTAGAACTGGTCGCCGCGACGATGGCGTGCCATGGGTCGGTGCGAGCGGGGCGCACGCTGAGCGTCGCCGAAATGAACGCGCTGTTGCGCACGATGGAGGTCACGCCGCATTCGGGCCAGTGCAATCACGGGCGCCCGACCTGGGTGAAGCTCGCGATGGACGATGTCGAGAAATTGTTCGGGCGGAAGTGA
- the rodA gene encoding rod shape-determining protein RodA, producing MIPVPPAIQRIPWKLIAILCGITGFGLLVLYSAAGGNWSPWAWQQGVRFLVFLGAALVIGRLPLRIFEDFSYIAYIGVLILLVAVELLGFVGGGSQRWLNLGFINLQPSELMKVAIVVALARFYAQLPPGNTRTFTALWPALVMIGLPAALVMLQPDLGTATAISIGGVVVMFAAGLPLWWFGSTAIAGLAALPILFSFLHDYQQKRVLIFLDPESDPLGAGYHISQSKIAIGSGGIGGKGFLNGSQSHLDYLPEGHTDFIFATMAEEWGLIGGLALLFGFFLLLRWSTRVALKARTRFGQLTAAGLTMTIFFYIAINLMMVMGLAPVVGIPLPLFSYGGSSMLTIMTCVGIILAIENDSKTGSRRFH from the coding sequence ATGATCCCCGTTCCACCCGCCATCCAGCGCATCCCGTGGAAACTGATCGCTATCCTGTGCGGCATCACCGGGTTCGGCTTGCTCGTCCTCTATTCGGCCGCCGGAGGGAACTGGTCGCCCTGGGCGTGGCAACAGGGCGTGCGCTTCCTCGTCTTTCTCGGTGCGGCGCTGGTGATCGGGCGCCTTCCCCTGCGGATCTTCGAGGATTTTTCTTATATCGCGTATATCGGCGTGCTGATCCTGCTCGTCGCGGTCGAACTGTTGGGCTTCGTTGGCGGCGGCAGCCAGCGATGGCTGAACCTTGGCTTCATAAACCTCCAGCCCTCGGAATTGATGAAGGTCGCGATCGTCGTCGCGCTGGCGCGCTTCTATGCGCAACTGCCGCCCGGAAACACGCGCACCTTTACCGCGCTCTGGCCCGCACTGGTGATGATCGGCCTGCCGGCGGCCCTCGTGATGCTGCAACCCGACTTGGGCACGGCGACCGCCATCTCGATCGGCGGCGTGGTGGTGATGTTCGCCGCCGGCCTGCCGCTCTGGTGGTTCGGCAGCACCGCTATCGCCGGCCTTGCGGCGCTGCCCATCCTCTTCTCCTTCCTGCACGATTATCAGCAGAAACGCGTGCTGATCTTCCTCGACCCCGAAAGCGATCCCTTGGGCGCCGGCTATCACATCAGCCAGTCGAAAATCGCGATCGGGTCGGGCGGCATCGGCGGCAAGGGTTTCCTCAACGGGTCGCAGAGCCATCTCGATTACCTCCCAGAGGGGCACACCGACTTCATCTTCGCCACCATGGCGGAAGAATGGGGCCTGATCGGCGGGCTGGCGCTGCTCTTCGGCTTTTTCCTGCTGCTCCGCTGGTCGACGCGCGTCGCGTTGAAGGCACGGACGCGCTTTGGCCAGCTCACCGCTGCGGGCCTCACGATGACGATCTTCTTCTACATCGCCATCAACCTGATGATGGTGATGGGCCTCGCGCCCGTAGTCGGTATTCCGCTGCCACTCTTTTCCTATGGCGGATCGTCGATGCTGACGATCATGACGTGCGTCGGCATCATCCTCGCGATCGAAAACGACAGCAAAACCGGTAGCCGCCGCTTTCATTGA
- the mrdA gene encoding penicillin-binding protein 2 — MPKKKSPPITEAWRGLTFTRRALVVGGAQAAVGVALAARMAYISVIDNDRYVLESESNRVNLTLVPPRRGWIVDRHGKALANNRVSLRIDLIPDRLHNKEMVLGQLQTLLRLDGDAMERINRDLKAASGFQPVAVKEDMTEAEYSSILVRLPELPGIAPQRGFARNYPTGAAVGHLIGYVGAPNAEEYQKVKDPLYITPGYKIGKDGLEKYFQEMLKGEPGARRVEVTARGKVVRDLSTQPDVQGKTVHLTIDADLQEYVARRMGRESGAAVVIDCHNGDILAFVSMPSFDPNSFSDGISNSEYAWLRADDHQPLINKATRGLYPPGSTLKPMAAIAAIEHGVDPSERHTCIGGYRLGNRFFRCLGTHGSLDMPSAIMKSCNSYFYWLAHRLGYDAMAPTARLLGLGEEFRLAGSNQRYGTIPDSAWKMRKYDQQWSASDSLNAVIGQGYVSVNPLQLAVMTARIASGRRLYPRLVNREFQNEPLPFSPEALAVARQGMDLVVNGAGTAVRSRLPLDGITMAGKTGTAQVRGLGTGNGKSGTWKFRDHGLFIGFAPVDNPRYATGIVIEHGMGGSRAAAPVAKDFMTFLFDREKGMEALETFEAGWGGTIKERMDRDYAAWKSGAASDPEPGVPQ; from the coding sequence ATGCCCAAGAAGAAGAGTCCGCCGATCACCGAAGCCTGGAGGGGCCTGACCTTCACCCGCCGTGCGCTCGTCGTCGGCGGGGCGCAGGCGGCTGTCGGCGTCGCGCTAGCGGCGCGGATGGCCTATATTTCGGTCATCGACAATGACCGGTATGTCCTTGAATCCGAAAGTAATCGCGTCAACCTGACGCTGGTTCCGCCGCGGCGTGGCTGGATTGTCGACCGCCATGGAAAGGCGCTCGCCAACAACCGCGTTTCGCTCCGCATCGACCTCATCCCCGACCGTCTGCACAACAAGGAGATGGTGCTCGGGCAGTTGCAGACGCTTTTGCGGCTCGATGGCGACGCGATGGAGCGGATCAACCGCGACCTGAAAGCGGCATCGGGATTCCAGCCGGTGGCGGTCAAGGAAGATATGACCGAGGCCGAATATAGCTCGATCCTCGTTCGTCTCCCCGAACTGCCCGGCATCGCGCCGCAGCGCGGTTTTGCCCGCAACTACCCGACGGGGGCGGCGGTCGGCCATCTGATCGGCTATGTCGGCGCGCCGAACGCCGAGGAATATCAGAAGGTCAAGGATCCGCTCTACATCACGCCCGGCTACAAGATCGGCAAGGACGGGCTGGAGAAATATTTCCAGGAGATGCTGAAGGGCGAACCCGGTGCGCGGCGTGTCGAGGTGACGGCGCGCGGCAAGGTCGTCCGCGACCTCTCCACCCAGCCCGACGTGCAGGGCAAGACGGTTCACCTGACGATCGATGCCGACCTGCAGGAATATGTCGCGCGGCGCATGGGACGCGAATCGGGCGCCGCGGTCGTCATCGACTGTCACAATGGCGACATCCTCGCCTTCGTATCGATGCCGAGTTTCGACCCGAACAGCTTTTCCGACGGCATCAGCAACAGCGAATATGCGTGGTTGCGCGCCGACGATCACCAACCGCTGATCAACAAGGCGACGCGCGGACTCTATCCCCCCGGCTCGACGTTGAAGCCGATGGCCGCGATCGCGGCCATCGAACATGGCGTCGACCCGAGCGAGCGCCACACCTGTATCGGTGGCTACCGCCTCGGCAACCGTTTTTTCCGCTGTCTCGGCACGCATGGCAGCCTCGACATGCCATCGGCCATCATGAAAAGCTGCAACAGCTATTTCTACTGGCTCGCGCACCGGCTCGGCTATGACGCGATGGCCCCCACCGCCCGTCTGCTCGGACTTGGCGAGGAATTCCGGCTGGCGGGCAGCAATCAGCGCTATGGCACGATCCCCGACAGCGCGTGGAAGATGCGGAAATATGACCAGCAATGGTCGGCGTCGGACTCGCTGAACGCAGTCATCGGACAGGGTTATGTCAGCGTAAACCCACTTCAGCTCGCGGTGATGACCGCGCGCATCGCCTCGGGCCGCCGCCTCTACCCACGTCTGGTCAACCGCGAATTCCAGAATGAGCCCCTGCCCTTCTCGCCCGAAGCGCTCGCGGTTGCCCGCCAGGGGATGGACCTCGTCGTCAATGGTGCGGGCACCGCGGTGCGCAGCCGCCTGCCGTTGGACGGCATCACCATGGCGGGTAAGACCGGCACCGCGCAGGTGCGCGGGCTCGGCACCGGCAACGGCAAAAGCGGAACGTGGAAATTTCGCGACCACGGCCTGTTCATCGGCTTCGCGCCGGTCGACAATCCGCGCTACGCCACCGGGATCGTGATCGAGCATGGCATGGGCGGCAGCCGCGCCGCGGCTCCCGTCGCCAAGGATTTCATGACCTTTCTCTTCGACCGCGAGAAAGGCATGGAGGCGCTCGAAACCTTCGAGGCCGGCTGGGGCGGAACCATCAAGGAACGCATGGACCGCGACTATGCCGCGTGGAAATCGGGCGCGGCGAGTGACCCCGAGCCGGGAGTGCCGCAATGA
- a CDS encoding TrbI/VirB10 family protein, which translates to MTGASCEDGDAVPRGKAAPPEDAPPKLAPQSLALRGQPARVVRFRRGAIIALAGASAVPLAGAGWFALRSPDPVATGPDDDRAPVAAKSASEVLAGVPTNYGDVPPLGPPLPGDLGRPILARQRQLGMEGAADPAADVAADAAARAAQQAEAERLRIAAEQRAARESGVMMQLANATTRREMADPAAGPEASLPRAGASDDASDPNGQRRKIDLVGRTNRDDDVNPHRLEAAASPWTLHAGTVIAASLITGLNSDLPGLVTAQVTENAYDSVTGRTLLVPQGSRVIGSYDSVVAFGQSRALVVWQRIIFPDGASIRIDNVPASDTAGYAGLADRIDRHTWRLLKGVGLSTLLGVGTELGWGSSESDLVRAVRESAQQAGARAGDQLVARNLDVQPTIKIRPGWPLRIVVHKDIVLKPWEG; encoded by the coding sequence ATGACCGGCGCTTCTTGCGAAGACGGTGACGCGGTCCCTCGCGGCAAAGCCGCGCCTCCGGAAGACGCGCCTCCCAAGCTCGCGCCGCAAAGCCTCGCGTTGCGCGGCCAGCCCGCGCGCGTGGTGCGCTTTCGTCGCGGCGCGATCATTGCGCTTGCCGGAGCCAGCGCGGTCCCGCTGGCCGGCGCCGGTTGGTTCGCGCTGCGCAGTCCCGATCCCGTTGCGACCGGCCCTGACGACGACCGCGCGCCTGTCGCTGCCAAGTCTGCTTCGGAAGTACTTGCGGGCGTCCCGACGAACTATGGCGACGTTCCTCCGCTGGGACCGCCGCTGCCGGGCGACCTCGGAAGACCCATTCTTGCGCGGCAGCGTCAGCTCGGAATGGAGGGCGCTGCTGATCCTGCGGCCGATGTCGCCGCTGATGCTGCCGCGCGCGCGGCACAACAGGCCGAAGCCGAACGTCTGCGCATCGCCGCCGAGCAGCGCGCGGCGCGTGAATCGGGCGTCATGATGCAGCTCGCAAACGCGACGACTCGGCGAGAAATGGCCGACCCGGCCGCAGGGCCGGAAGCGTCCTTGCCGCGAGCGGGAGCATCCGACGATGCGAGCGATCCCAATGGCCAGCGGCGCAAGATCGATCTCGTCGGGCGCACTAATCGGGACGACGACGTCAACCCGCATCGGCTCGAGGCGGCGGCGTCGCCATGGACGCTGCACGCAGGCACCGTGATTGCCGCCAGCCTGATCACGGGGCTGAACTCGGACCTGCCCGGCCTGGTGACCGCGCAGGTTACCGAAAATGCCTATGACAGCGTCACCGGGCGCACCCTGCTTGTTCCGCAGGGCTCGCGGGTGATCGGAAGCTACGACAGCGTCGTGGCCTTCGGGCAGAGCCGCGCGCTCGTCGTCTGGCAACGGATCATCTTTCCCGACGGCGCTTCGATCCGGATCGACAATGTGCCCGCGAGCGACACCGCGGGCTATGCCGGGCTCGCCGACCGGATCGACCGCCATACATGGCGGCTGTTGAAGGGGGTCGGGCTTTCGACCTTGCTCGGTGTCGGGACGGAGCTCGGCTGGGGAAGTAGCGAGAGCGATCTGGTCCGCGCGGTTCGTGAGTCGGCCCAGCAGGCCGGCGCCCGGGCCGGCGACCAGCTCGTGGCGCGCAATCTCGACGTTCAGCCGACAATCAAGATTCGTCCCGGCTGGCCGCTTCGGATCGTCGTCCACAAGGACATCGTCCTGAAGCCATGGGAGGGATGA
- a CDS encoding rod shape-determining protein, with product MSFFSRWFKFNSQDMAIDLGTANTVVYVRGKGIVLNEPSVVAVETLNGIKRVKAVGDDAKLMMGKTPDSIEAIRPLRDGVIADIDVAEQMIKHFITKVHGGKPNAFRSPEIVICVPSGSTSVERRAIRDAASNAGASEVWLIEEPMAAAIGADMPVTEPIGSMVVDIGGGTTEVAVLSLRGLAYTTSVRAGGDKMDEAIVSYVRRHHNLLIGEATAERIKKDFGIARIPADGVGLTIHIKGRDLVNGVPKEISINQAQIAEALSEPIGTIVEGVRIALENTAPELAADIVDQGIVLTGGGALIAELDELLKDATGLPVTVADDPLTCVAIGTGRAMEDPAFRGVLQQA from the coding sequence ATGTCCTTCTTTTCTCGCTGGTTCAAATTCAATTCCCAAGACATGGCTATCGATCTCGGCACCGCTAACACGGTCGTCTATGTGCGCGGCAAGGGCATCGTGCTCAACGAACCCTCGGTCGTCGCGGTCGAGACGCTGAACGGGATCAAGCGAGTGAAGGCGGTCGGCGACGACGCCAAGTTGATGATGGGCAAGACCCCCGACAGCATCGAGGCGATCCGCCCGCTGCGCGACGGCGTCATCGCCGACATCGACGTCGCCGAACAGATGATCAAGCATTTCATCACCAAGGTGCATGGCGGCAAGCCCAACGCGTTCCGCAGCCCCGAAATCGTGATCTGCGTCCCCTCGGGCTCGACCAGCGTCGAACGCCGCGCGATCCGCGACGCCGCGTCGAACGCTGGCGCGAGCGAAGTGTGGCTGATCGAGGAGCCGATGGCCGCCGCGATCGGCGCCGACATGCCCGTCACCGAGCCGATCGGTTCGATGGTCGTCGACATCGGCGGCGGCACGACCGAAGTTGCCGTGCTCAGCTTGCGCGGTCTCGCCTATACCACGTCGGTTCGCGCGGGCGGCGACAAGATGGACGAGGCGATCGTTTCCTACGTCCGCCGTCACCACAATCTGCTGATCGGCGAAGCGACCGCCGAGCGGATCAAGAAGGATTTCGGCATCGCGCGCATTCCCGCCGACGGCGTGGGCCTGACGATCCACATCAAGGGCCGCGACCTTGTGAACGGTGTGCCCAAGGAAATCTCGATCAACCAGGCACAGATCGCCGAAGCGCTGTCCGAACCGATCGGCACGATCGTCGAGGGCGTGCGCATCGCGCTCGAGAATACCGCGCCCGAACTCGCCGCCGACATTGTCGATCAGGGCATCGTCCTGACCGGCGGCGGCGCGCTGATCGCCGAGCTCGACGAGTTGCTCAAGGATGCGACCGGCCTGCCGGTCACCGTGGCCGACGACCCGCTGACCTGCGTCGCGATCGGCACCGGCCGCGCGATGGAAGACCCCGCCTTTCGCGGCGTGCTCCAGCAAGCCTGA
- a CDS encoding nuclear transport factor 2 family protein produces MPLDIPAPIAAYFAADRADAAAVAACFTDDAIVKDEGRTHRGKEEIAAWKREIAAKISYTSTPIAIAEQDGKTVVTCHIVGNFAGGEVDLRHFFVTEGEKISSLEIIP; encoded by the coding sequence ATGCCGCTTGATATTCCCGCACCTATTGCCGCCTATTTTGCCGCCGACCGCGCGGATGCGGCGGCGGTCGCCGCTTGTTTCACCGACGACGCGATCGTCAAGGACGAAGGCAGGACGCATCGGGGAAAAGAAGAGATCGCGGCGTGGAAGCGAGAAATCGCGGCGAAGATCAGCTATACCAGCACGCCCATCGCAATTGCCGAGCAGGACGGGAAAACCGTCGTCACCTGCCACATCGTCGGCAATTTTGCCGGCGGCGAGGTCGACCTGAGGCACTTTTTCGTCACTGAGGGCGAAAAAATTTCGTCGCTGGAAATCATTCCCTGA
- a CDS encoding tyrosine-type recombinase/integrase produces the protein MALWKRANTYYVDITAPDGSRIRRTTGTTDRKKAKEYHDKLKAELWDLVRLKRKPPRTWDEAALRWLQEKRHKKSYRDDVSRIRWFTKHLRGKTLDQVSRDMIDGIISRHHARSSNRTKDLYVALIRAIFRMAQREWEWIEHIPAFKTYTRNAKVRVRYLTPAQAERLLQELPSHQQDLMLFALATGLRQGNIKRLTWDQVDLSRRIATIEHGDTKNGEALGVPLNDLAVSVLERRMGEQSEYVFTYKGKPLGQVNTKHWRAALKRAGITDFRWHDLRHTWASWLRQNDVPTWVLQELGGWKSESMVRRYAHMSVKHLQPYADQLIFASQSGKPEEAQETAKAQVTKSPTSPKGTRLILASQNGKSLI, from the coding sequence ATGGCACTCTGGAAACGTGCAAATACATACTATGTCGACATCACAGCACCGGACGGAAGCCGAATTAGACGCACTACTGGCACAACCGACCGGAAGAAAGCGAAGGAGTATCACGACAAGCTGAAGGCAGAACTCTGGGACCTTGTCAGACTCAAGCGGAAGCCGCCGCGGACATGGGACGAGGCGGCGCTCAGGTGGCTTCAGGAGAAGAGGCACAAGAAGTCCTATCGGGACGATGTGTCGCGGATCCGGTGGTTCACCAAGCATCTGCGCGGCAAGACCCTGGATCAGGTGAGCAGGGACATGATCGACGGGATCATCTCGAGGCACCATGCGCGTTCGAGCAATCGCACGAAGGATCTTTATGTGGCGCTGATCCGCGCCATTTTCCGGATGGCGCAGCGCGAATGGGAATGGATCGAACATATCCCGGCATTCAAGACCTACACGAGGAACGCGAAAGTGCGGGTGCGGTATTTGACCCCCGCCCAAGCTGAGCGCCTTTTGCAGGAACTGCCTTCTCACCAGCAGGACCTGATGCTGTTCGCGCTCGCCACGGGCTTGCGGCAGGGAAATATCAAGAGGCTGACCTGGGATCAGGTCGACCTCTCCCGCCGCATCGCGACAATCGAGCACGGAGACACCAAGAATGGCGAGGCGCTGGGTGTGCCGCTCAACGATCTCGCGGTCTCGGTGCTCGAGCGGCGGATGGGAGAGCAGAGCGAATATGTGTTCACGTACAAGGGGAAGCCCTTGGGTCAGGTGAACACGAAACATTGGCGGGCCGCGCTCAAAAGGGCAGGGATTACCGATTTTCGCTGGCACGACCTTCGGCATACATGGGCGAGTTGGCTCCGGCAGAATGATGTGCCCACCTGGGTGCTTCAGGAGCTGGGCGGCTGGAAGTCGGAATCGATGGTGCGCCGCTATGCGCATATGTCGGTGAAGCATCTCCAGCCATATGCGGACCAGCTGATTTTTGCGTCACAATCCGGAAAACCGGAAGAGGCGCAGGAAACTGCGAAAGCCCAGGTCACAAAATCACCTACATCCCCGAAAGGGACCCGGCTGATTTTGGCGTCACAGAACGGTAAGTCTCTGATTTAA